The following coding sequences are from one Streptomyces sp. NBC_01232 window:
- a CDS encoding FGGY family carbohydrate kinase, with product MGIVAGLDSSSAFTRIVVCDTETGAVLRQGYAPHPQPTSEPDGASPHETDPQAWLLSLGEAAGGGLLEGVQAIGVSAQQHGLLPLDPQGGLVRAALVGNDKRGQVAAADLIDAYGGRHPWVEAVGSVPHAAQPVTKLAWLARTDPEAARRIAVLMSPHDWLVWQLLGRPARRTTDRGGASGTGYWSAATGTWRPDLVELALGHRALLPEVLGPADAAGTTPEGLLISAGTGETMAAALGLGLGPGDAVVSLGASGSVMAVHHEAVSEPGGLVTSLADATGMHLPVVNTSNAVRALRGTAELLGTDLEGLSELALKSTPGAHGLVLLPYLEGERTPNLPHAAGTLSGLRRDSMKPEHLARAAFEGMLCGLVDALDVLRSRGVEIRRVFLLGAAAELPAVQAAAPGLFGTQVVVPAPADYAALGAARQAAWALGVAQGTLSPHTPPVWPGPAAQVFEPGDEFPAWQGVRQQYIATREQIHPGAF from the coding sequence ATGGGGATAGTCGCCGGGCTGGACAGCTCTTCCGCCTTCACACGCATCGTCGTCTGTGACACAGAGACCGGCGCCGTGCTGCGCCAGGGGTACGCACCCCATCCACAGCCCACGAGCGAACCCGACGGCGCCAGCCCCCACGAGACCGACCCGCAGGCCTGGCTGCTCTCGCTCGGCGAGGCCGCCGGCGGCGGGCTCCTCGAAGGTGTCCAGGCCATAGGGGTCTCGGCCCAGCAGCACGGCCTGCTGCCGCTGGACCCGCAGGGCGGGCTGGTACGGGCCGCCCTCGTCGGCAACGACAAGCGCGGCCAGGTCGCCGCCGCCGACCTCATCGACGCCTACGGCGGCCGGCACCCCTGGGTCGAGGCGGTGGGCTCGGTCCCGCACGCCGCGCAGCCGGTCACGAAGCTGGCCTGGCTGGCCCGCACCGACCCCGAGGCCGCCCGCCGGATCGCCGTGCTCATGTCCCCGCACGACTGGCTGGTCTGGCAGCTGCTGGGCCGGCCGGCCCGGCGCACCACCGACCGCGGCGGCGCCTCCGGTACCGGGTACTGGTCGGCGGCCACCGGCACCTGGCGCCCCGACCTCGTCGAGCTCGCGCTCGGGCACCGCGCGCTGCTGCCCGAGGTCCTCGGCCCGGCCGACGCCGCCGGGACCACGCCCGAGGGGCTGCTGATATCCGCCGGCACCGGCGAGACGATGGCCGCCGCACTGGGGCTGGGACTGGGGCCCGGCGACGCGGTGGTCTCGCTCGGTGCGTCCGGTTCGGTGATGGCGGTGCACCACGAGGCCGTGTCGGAGCCGGGCGGGCTGGTCACCTCGCTGGCCGACGCCACCGGCATGCACCTGCCCGTGGTGAACACCTCCAATGCCGTACGGGCCCTGCGCGGCACCGCCGAGCTGCTCGGCACCGACCTGGAGGGGCTGTCCGAGCTCGCACTGAAGTCGACGCCGGGCGCCCACGGCCTCGTGCTCCTGCCGTACCTGGAGGGTGAGCGGACCCCGAACCTGCCGCACGCGGCCGGGACCCTGTCCGGGCTGCGCCGGGACTCGATGAAGCCGGAGCACCTGGCCCGGGCCGCCTTCGAGGGCATGCTGTGCGGGCTGGTGGACGCGCTGGACGTGCTGCGCTCGCGCGGGGTCGAGATCCGCCGGGTGTTCCTGCTGGGCGCGGCGGCGGAGCTGCCCGCCGTGCAGGCGGCCGCGCCGGGGCTGTTCGGTACGCAGGTCGTCGTACCGGCCCCGGCCGACTACGCGGCGCTGGGCGCGGCACGCCAGGCGGCCTGGGCGCTCGGCGTGGCGCAGGGCACCCTGTCCCCGCACACCCCGCCCGTGTGGCCGGGCCCCGCGGCCCAGGTCTTCGAGCCGGGCGACGAGTTCCCGGCGTGGCAGGGGGTGCGCCAGCAGTACATCGCGACGCGGGAGCAGATCCACCCCGGGGCGTTCTAG
- a CDS encoding ABC transporter ATP-binding protein: protein MLIRLLRTHLGTYRKPIAVLVLLQLLQTSASLYLPTLNADIIDNGVVNGDTGYILRFGALMLGVSLIQLICNVGAVYYGARTAAAFGRDLRAAIFDRVQSFSARELGQFGAPSLITRTTNDVQQVQMLVLMTFTLMVSAPIMCVGGIAMALSLDVKLSGVLLAVVPVLGISVGAIVFRTRPLFRQMQTRLDTVNRVLREQITGNRVIRAFVRDDYEKDRFREANADLTGISLAAGKLLAYMFPTVIVVVNISSVAVIWFGAMRVDSGGMEIGQLTAFLAYLMQIVMAVMMATFMFMMVPRAEVCGERIQEVLDTESSVVPPKDPVLELARRGRLELRGADFRYPGAEAPVLRGVDLVARPGETTAVIGSTGSGKSTLLGLVPRLFDATGGEVLVDGEDVRALDPELLARTVGMVPQKPYLFSGTIASNLRYGRPEASDEELWQALEVAQAKEFVSALEGGLDAPVTQGGTNVSGGQRQRLAIARTLVQRPEIYLFDDSFSALDYATDAALRAALSRETEDATVVIVAQRVSTIRDADRIIVLDEGQVVGEGRHHELMAGNETYREIVLSQLTEAEAA from the coding sequence GTGCTCATACGACTTCTGCGGACCCATCTGGGGACGTACCGGAAACCGATCGCCGTGCTGGTCCTGCTGCAGCTGCTGCAGACCAGCGCGAGCCTCTACCTGCCCACCCTCAACGCCGACATCATTGACAACGGTGTCGTCAACGGTGACACCGGCTACATCCTGCGCTTCGGCGCGCTGATGCTCGGTGTGTCCCTCATCCAGCTGATCTGCAACGTCGGAGCCGTCTACTACGGCGCCCGCACGGCCGCGGCCTTCGGCCGGGACCTGCGCGCCGCGATCTTCGACCGCGTGCAGAGCTTCTCGGCGCGGGAGCTCGGCCAGTTCGGCGCCCCGTCGCTGATCACCCGTACGACGAACGACGTCCAGCAGGTCCAGATGCTGGTGCTGATGACCTTCACCCTGATGGTCTCGGCCCCGATCATGTGCGTCGGCGGCATCGCCATGGCGCTCTCGCTCGACGTGAAGCTGTCGGGCGTCCTGCTGGCCGTGGTCCCCGTGCTCGGGATCTCGGTCGGCGCCATCGTGTTCAGGACGCGGCCGCTGTTCCGCCAGATGCAGACGCGCCTGGACACCGTGAACCGGGTCCTGCGCGAGCAGATCACCGGCAACCGGGTGATCCGCGCCTTCGTCCGCGACGACTACGAGAAGGACCGCTTCCGCGAGGCCAACGCCGACCTGACCGGCATCTCGCTGGCCGCCGGCAAACTGCTGGCGTACATGTTCCCCACGGTCATCGTGGTCGTGAACATCTCCAGCGTCGCCGTGATCTGGTTCGGCGCGATGCGCGTCGACAGCGGCGGCATGGAGATCGGCCAGCTGACGGCCTTCCTCGCCTACCTGATGCAGATCGTGATGGCCGTGATGATGGCCACCTTCATGTTCATGATGGTGCCGCGCGCCGAGGTCTGCGGCGAGCGCATCCAGGAGGTCCTGGACACCGAGTCCAGCGTGGTCCCGCCCAAGGACCCGGTGCTCGAACTCGCCCGCCGCGGGCGCCTGGAGCTGCGCGGCGCCGACTTCCGCTACCCGGGCGCCGAGGCGCCGGTGCTGCGCGGGGTGGACCTCGTGGCCCGCCCCGGCGAGACCACGGCCGTGATCGGCTCCACCGGAAGCGGCAAGTCCACGCTGCTGGGCCTGGTCCCGCGACTGTTCGACGCGACCGGCGGCGAGGTCCTCGTCGACGGGGAGGACGTCCGCGCCCTGGACCCGGAGCTGCTGGCCAGAACGGTGGGCATGGTGCCGCAGAAGCCGTACCTGTTCTCCGGAACGATCGCCTCCAACCTGCGCTACGGGCGCCCGGAGGCGAGCGACGAAGAGCTCTGGCAGGCGTTGGAGGTGGCCCAGGCCAAGGAGTTCGTCTCCGCGCTGGAGGGTGGCCTCGACGCCCCCGTCACCCAGGGCGGGACCAATGTCTCCGGCGGCCAGCGCCAGCGTCTGGCCATCGCCCGCACGCTCGTGCAGCGCCCGGAGATCTACCTCTTCGACGACTCCTTCTCGGCCCTGGACTACGCGACGGACGCGGCGCTGCGCGCGGCGCTCTCCCGCGAGACCGAGGACGCGACCGTGGTCATCGTGGCCCAGCGGGTCTCCACGATCCGCGACGCCGACCGGATCATCGTCCTGGACGAGGGTCAGGTCGTGGGCGAGGGTCGCCACCACGAGCTGATGGCCGGCAACGAGACCTACCGGGAGATCGTGCTCTCCCAGCTGACGGAGGCGGAGGCCGCATGA
- a CDS encoding ABC transporter ATP-binding protein: MSGPGGRMMMGPAQRSMDFKGSGKRLLRQLAHDRAKIWGMVAAVVGSVGCAVVGPKILGEATDLVFAGIVGREMPAGTTKQQALDGLRAKGQDGMADMLAGTDFTPGQGIDFGAVGVVAIWALVVFTLAGLLMLVATRLSNHVMNGTVYRMREELQAKLSRLPLSYFDQQKRGEVLSRATNDIDNIGQTLQQTMGQLLNSLLTIVGVLVMMFWISPLLALVALATVPLSIYVAAKIGKKSQPQFVAQWKTTGALNAHIEEMYSGHNLVKVFGRQKESAAVFAEQNEALYRASFKAQLVSGIMQPVMFFISNINYVLIAVVGGLRVASGTLSIGDVQAFIQYSRQFSMPLTQVASMANLVQSGVASAERVYELLDAPEQESDAEVPERPEELRGQVTFDKVAFRYEPDRPLIDNLSLTVEPGHTVAIVGPTGAGKTTLVNLLMRFYEVTGGEIALDGVDIAKMTREELRGGIGMVLQDTWLFGGTIAENIAYGASREVTRAEIEEAARAAHADRFIRTLPDGYDTVLDDEGAGVSAGEKQLITIARAFLSDPVILVLDEATSSVDTRTEVLIQKAMARLARGRTSFVIAHRLSTIRDADVILVMESGSIVEQGTHEELLESDGAYARLYAAQFAQAVAEVD, from the coding sequence ATGAGCGGGCCCGGAGGACGGATGATGATGGGGCCGGCCCAGCGGTCCATGGACTTCAAGGGTTCGGGCAAGCGGCTGCTGCGTCAGCTCGCCCATGACCGGGCCAAGATCTGGGGCATGGTCGCGGCCGTCGTCGGCAGCGTCGGCTGCGCGGTGGTGGGCCCCAAGATCCTCGGCGAGGCCACCGACCTGGTGTTCGCGGGGATCGTCGGCCGGGAGATGCCGGCCGGGACCACCAAGCAGCAGGCGCTGGACGGGCTGCGGGCCAAGGGCCAGGACGGCATGGCGGACATGCTCGCCGGTACCGACTTCACCCCGGGCCAGGGCATCGACTTCGGCGCCGTCGGCGTCGTGGCGATCTGGGCGCTGGTGGTCTTCACCCTGGCCGGCCTGCTGATGCTGGTCGCCACGCGGCTGTCGAACCACGTCATGAACGGCACCGTCTACCGGATGCGCGAGGAGCTCCAGGCGAAGCTGTCGCGGCTGCCGCTGTCGTACTTCGACCAGCAGAAGCGCGGCGAGGTGCTGAGCCGGGCCACGAACGACATCGACAACATCGGGCAGACGCTCCAGCAGACGATGGGGCAGCTGCTGAACTCGCTGCTGACCATCGTCGGCGTGCTCGTGATGATGTTCTGGATCTCGCCACTGCTGGCGCTGGTCGCGCTGGCGACCGTACCGCTGTCGATCTACGTCGCGGCGAAGATCGGCAAGAAGTCGCAGCCGCAGTTCGTGGCGCAGTGGAAGACGACCGGCGCGCTCAATGCCCACATCGAGGAGATGTACTCGGGGCACAACCTGGTCAAGGTCTTCGGCCGGCAGAAGGAGTCCGCGGCCGTCTTCGCCGAGCAGAACGAGGCGCTGTACCGGGCCTCGTTCAAGGCGCAGCTGGTCAGCGGCATCATGCAGCCGGTGATGTTCTTCATCTCGAACATCAACTACGTGCTGATAGCCGTCGTCGGCGGGCTCCGGGTCGCCTCCGGCACCCTGTCGATCGGTGACGTGCAGGCCTTCATCCAGTACTCGCGGCAGTTCTCGATGCCGCTGACTCAGGTCGCCTCGATGGCGAACCTCGTGCAGTCCGGTGTCGCCTCGGCGGAGCGGGTCTACGAGCTGCTGGACGCGCCGGAGCAGGAGTCGGACGCCGAGGTTCCGGAGCGTCCCGAGGAGCTGCGCGGTCAGGTCACCTTCGACAAGGTGGCCTTCCGCTACGAGCCGGACAGGCCGCTGATCGACAACCTCTCGCTCACGGTCGAGCCGGGCCACACGGTCGCGATCGTCGGCCCCACCGGCGCCGGCAAGACCACGCTGGTCAATCTGCTGATGCGGTTCTACGAGGTCACGGGCGGCGAGATCGCCCTCGACGGGGTGGACATCGCGAAGATGACCCGCGAGGAACTGCGCGGCGGCATAGGCATGGTGCTCCAGGACACCTGGCTGTTCGGCGGCACCATCGCGGAGAACATCGCCTACGGTGCTTCGCGCGAGGTCACGCGGGCCGAGATCGAGGAGGCGGCGCGGGCCGCCCACGCGGACCGGTTCATCCGCACCCTGCCGGACGGCTACGACACCGTCCTGGACGACGAGGGCGCGGGCGTCAGCGCGGGCGAGAAGCAGCTGATCACCATTGCCCGGGCGTTCCTGTCGGACCCGGTGATCCTGGTGCTCGACGAGGCGACGAGCTCGGTGGACACCCGTACCGAGGTGCTGATCCAGAAGGCGATGGCCCGGCTCGCCCGTGGCCGTACGTCCTTCGTGATCGCGCACCGGCTCTCCACGATCCGCGACGCGGACGTGATCCTGGTGATGGAGAGCGGCTCGATCGTGGAGCAGGGCACGCACGAGGAGCTGCTGGAGTCGGACGGCGCGTACGCGCGGCTGTACGCGGCGCAGTTCGCGCAGGCGGTGGCCGAGGTCGACTAG
- a CDS encoding GNAT family N-acetyltransferase: MASDVVIRPARAEDEREIVELLRSVWSRVSEPGPERPAGAGVFDERHPVESYLVAVSGRRIVGYIAQAPASPLETNRHVRHIQGLAVLESARGSGVGQALVEAACAAARAGGARRMALRVLGHNEPAQQLYRRCGFAVVGVLPEEFLLDGAYVDDVWMSRPLSDADAPAHR; encoded by the coding sequence ATGGCATCGGACGTGGTGATCCGCCCGGCTCGGGCGGAGGATGAACGCGAGATAGTGGAGCTGCTCCGCTCGGTGTGGTCGCGGGTGAGCGAACCCGGCCCCGAACGCCCGGCCGGCGCGGGCGTCTTCGACGAGCGGCATCCCGTGGAGAGCTACCTGGTCGCGGTGAGCGGACGGAGGATCGTCGGGTACATCGCCCAGGCCCCGGCCAGCCCCCTGGAGACCAACCGGCACGTCCGACACATCCAGGGACTGGCCGTCCTCGAATCCGCCCGCGGCAGCGGAGTCGGACAGGCCCTCGTCGAGGCTGCCTGCGCCGCCGCCCGGGCCGGTGGCGCCCGCCGGATGGCCCTGCGCGTGCTCGGCCACAACGAGCCGGCGCAGCAGCTCTACCGGCGGTGCGGCTTCGCGGTGGTCGGTGTCCTGCCCGAGGAGTTCCTGCTGGACGGGGCCTATGTCGACGACGTCTGGATGAGCCGGCCCCTGTCCGATGCCGACGCGCCCGCGCACCGGTAG
- a CDS encoding RNA polymerase sigma factor, with protein MSYPTLRCGAPVLGALEVAPVQTRTLTVNASESSEAKAVDEEPEVLELIEPVPVQRRRSSSDSGGGAGPSADLFRQYLREIGRIPLLTAAEEVDLARRVEAGLFAEEKLGSTPDLDSQLALDLDKLVVMGRMAKRRLIESNLRLVVSVAKRYVGRGLTMLDLVQEGNLGLIRAVEKFDYARGYKFSTYATWWIRQAMSRALADQARTIRVPVHVVELINRVVRVQRRMLQERGYEPTAEEVAVHLELTPERVLEVLRLAQEPVSLHAPVGEEDDVALGDLIEDGDAASPVESAAFFLLREHLEAVLSTLGERERKVVQLRYGLADGRPRTLEEIGRIFGVTRERIRQIESKTLNKLRDHAFADQLRGYLD; from the coding sequence GTGTCGTACCCCACACTGAGGTGCGGAGCCCCCGTCCTCGGAGCCCTGGAGGTCGCCCCCGTGCAGACCCGGACCCTGACCGTGAACGCGAGCGAGTCCTCGGAGGCCAAGGCCGTGGACGAAGAGCCCGAGGTACTGGAGCTGATCGAGCCGGTGCCCGTGCAGCGCAGGCGCAGCAGCAGCGACAGCGGAGGCGGAGCGGGTCCGTCCGCCGACCTGTTCCGGCAGTACCTCCGCGAGATAGGCAGGATCCCGCTGCTCACCGCCGCCGAGGAGGTGGACCTCGCGCGACGCGTCGAAGCCGGCCTGTTCGCCGAGGAGAAGCTCGGCTCCACCCCCGACCTCGACTCCCAGCTCGCCCTCGACCTCGACAAGCTGGTCGTCATGGGGCGGATGGCCAAGCGCCGTCTCATCGAGTCGAACCTGCGGCTGGTCGTCTCCGTCGCGAAGCGGTACGTGGGCCGCGGGCTGACCATGCTCGACCTCGTGCAGGAGGGCAACCTCGGGCTGATCCGGGCGGTCGAGAAGTTCGACTACGCCCGCGGGTACAAGTTCTCCACCTACGCCACCTGGTGGATCAGGCAGGCGATGTCCCGGGCCCTCGCCGACCAGGCACGGACGATCCGCGTGCCCGTCCACGTCGTCGAGCTGATCAACCGCGTCGTCCGCGTGCAGCGCCGCATGCTGCAGGAGCGCGGGTACGAACCCACCGCCGAAGAAGTGGCGGTCCACCTGGAGCTGACCCCCGAGCGGGTCCTGGAGGTGCTCCGCCTCGCCCAGGAGCCGGTCTCCCTGCACGCCCCGGTGGGCGAGGAGGACGATGTCGCGCTCGGCGACCTCATCGAGGACGGGGACGCCGCCTCGCCCGTGGAGTCCGCCGCGTTCTTCCTGCTGCGCGAGCACCTGGAAGCCGTCCTGTCGACCCTCGGCGAGCGCGAGCGCAAGGTCGTCCAGCTGCGGTACGGCCTCGCCGACGGGCGGCCCCGCACCCTGGAGGAGATCGGCCGGATCTTCGGCGTGACCCGCGAGCGGATCCGCCAGATCGAGTCCAAGACCCTCAACAAGCTGCGCGACCACGCCTTCGCCGACCAGCTCCGCGGCTACCTGGACTGA
- a CDS encoding nucleotidyl transferase AbiEii/AbiGii toxin family protein: MTGTSAQDAAREDWRRRQRELPRTSTAGLDRAEPDVRVFDPALKHFAYGYRITDAAVDEALRPAWRAARRTALDVVAQGVARSGWADSLVLRGSMLMAGWFGATAREPHDLDFVVVPQEWGIEEPRTGQLLAAVAEAAERAAAEGGELVIAADAAVSEDIWTYERVPGRRLVLPWSAPGLPGGQVQLDFVFNERLPAAPEPADVAGVRLRAATPELSLAWKLIWLASDMYPQGKDLYDAVLLAERCTAPYELVHTVFLESGEYFPRNATSDTPLTLEAFSEVRWADWDTFRADYPGVPGSAESYAERLLAALAPTFAGRAG, encoded by the coding sequence ATGACCGGGACGAGCGCGCAGGACGCGGCCAGGGAGGACTGGAGGAGGCGCCAGCGCGAACTGCCGCGCACCTCCACGGCCGGCCTGGACCGCGCCGAACCCGACGTCCGGGTCTTCGACCCGGCGCTCAAGCACTTCGCGTACGGCTACCGGATCACGGACGCCGCCGTTGACGAGGCGCTGCGCCCCGCCTGGCGGGCCGCGCGCCGGACCGCGCTGGACGTGGTGGCGCAGGGCGTGGCCCGCTCGGGCTGGGCGGACTCGCTGGTGCTGCGCGGCAGCATGCTCATGGCGGGCTGGTTCGGGGCGACGGCCCGGGAACCGCACGACCTGGACTTCGTGGTGGTCCCGCAGGAGTGGGGGATCGAGGAGCCGCGTACGGGGCAGCTGCTGGCGGCCGTCGCGGAGGCGGCCGAGCGGGCCGCCGCCGAGGGGGGCGAGCTGGTGATCGCGGCCGACGCGGCGGTGTCCGAGGACATCTGGACGTACGAGCGCGTCCCCGGGCGCCGTCTGGTCCTGCCCTGGTCGGCCCCGGGGCTGCCCGGGGGCCAGGTCCAGCTGGACTTCGTCTTCAACGAGCGGCTTCCGGCGGCGCCGGAGCCGGCCGATGTCGCGGGGGTGCGGCTGCGGGCGGCCACGCCGGAGCTCTCGCTGGCGTGGAAGCTGATCTGGCTGGCCAGTGACATGTACCCGCAGGGAAAGGACCTCTACGACGCGGTCCTGCTCGCCGAGCGCTGCACGGCTCCGTACGAGCTGGTCCACACGGTCTTCCTGGAGTCCGGGGAGTACTTCCCGCGGAATGCGACCTCGGACACCCCGCTGACCCTGGAGGCCTTCTCCGAGGTCAGATGGGCCGACTGGGACACCTTCCGGGCGGACTACCCGGGGGTCCCGGGCTCGGCCGAGTCCTACGCCGAGCGGCTGCTGGCCGCGCTGGCGCCGACCTTCGCGGGGCGGGCCGGCTGA
- a CDS encoding molybdopterin oxidoreductase family protein: MRTSDSATDTHCPYCALQCGMRLRPEPGGASVAVEERADFPVNRGALCGKGRTAPAVLSSRVRLTQPLVRTHAGRLEPATWEEALDAVAEGLARTGRSYGPDAVGVFGGGGLTNEKAYALGKFARVALRTSQIDYNGRFCMSSAAAAHQRAFGLDRGLPFPLEDIPRTGCVILVGSNLAETMPPALRYLTELKANGGTLIVIDPRRTRTAEQADLHLAPRPGTDLALALGLLHLVVAEGRTDEEFIAARTTGWEEARAAAMAHWPELVERITGVPVPRLREAVAMFCAPESAMVLTARGPEQQSKGTDTVGAWINLCLATGRAGRPLSGYGCLTGQGNGQGGREHGQKADQLPGYRKLTDPAARAHVAGVWGIDPDSLPGPGRSAYELLDALGTDVKALLLMGSNPVVSAPRAAHIEDRIRSLDFLAVADVVLSETAALADVVLPVTQWAEETGTTTNLEGRVLLRRRALTPPAGVRSDLDVLHGLAARLGVEKGFPTEPEEVFEELRRASAGGPADYSGITYARIEAEQGVFWPCPEGPAGPEGSHGPEGSPGTKRLFLDRFATDDGRARFVPVSHRDAAEVPDAEYPLLLTTGRVVAQYQSGAQTRRVDELNAAAPGPFVELHPRLAARIGAVDGSPLAVTSRRGRAVAPARITDTIRADTVFMPFHWPGEGRANSLTNPALDPVSRMPEFKVCAVRVEPA; this comes from the coding sequence ATGCGCACCTCCGACTCCGCCACCGACACGCACTGCCCGTACTGCGCCCTGCAGTGCGGGATGAGGCTCCGCCCCGAACCGGGCGGCGCCTCCGTGGCAGTGGAGGAGCGGGCCGACTTTCCCGTCAACCGGGGCGCGCTGTGCGGCAAGGGCCGCACCGCGCCAGCCGTGCTCTCCTCCCGGGTGCGCCTCACCCAGCCGCTCGTCCGCACCCACGCCGGGCGGCTGGAGCCGGCCACCTGGGAGGAGGCCCTCGACGCCGTCGCCGAGGGGCTCGCCCGCACGGGCCGCTCGTACGGGCCCGACGCCGTCGGGGTCTTCGGCGGCGGCGGGCTCACCAACGAGAAGGCCTACGCGCTCGGCAAGTTCGCCCGCGTCGCGCTGCGCACCTCGCAGATCGACTACAACGGCCGTTTCTGCATGTCCTCGGCCGCCGCCGCCCACCAGCGCGCCTTCGGGCTCGACCGCGGACTGCCCTTCCCGCTGGAGGACATCCCCCGCACCGGCTGCGTGATCCTCGTCGGCTCGAACCTGGCCGAGACCATGCCGCCGGCCCTGCGCTACCTCACCGAGCTCAAGGCGAACGGGGGCACGCTGATCGTCATCGACCCGCGCCGCACCCGCACCGCCGAACAGGCCGACCTGCACCTCGCCCCGCGCCCCGGCACCGACCTCGCGCTCGCCCTCGGCCTGCTGCACCTGGTGGTCGCGGAAGGCCGCACGGACGAGGAGTTCATCGCCGCCCGCACCACCGGCTGGGAGGAGGCACGGGCCGCCGCGATGGCCCACTGGCCGGAACTGGTGGAACGCATCACCGGGGTGCCCGTCCCCAGGCTCCGCGAGGCCGTGGCCATGTTCTGCGCCCCGGAATCCGCCATGGTCCTCACCGCCCGGGGCCCCGAGCAGCAGTCCAAGGGCACCGACACCGTCGGCGCCTGGATCAACCTGTGCCTGGCCACCGGCCGCGCCGGCCGCCCGCTCTCCGGCTACGGCTGCCTCACCGGGCAGGGCAACGGCCAGGGCGGCCGCGAGCACGGCCAGAAGGCCGACCAGCTCCCCGGCTACCGCAAGCTCACCGACCCGGCGGCCCGCGCCCACGTGGCCGGGGTCTGGGGCATCGACCCCGACAGCCTCCCCGGCCCGGGGCGCAGCGCCTACGAACTCCTCGACGCCCTCGGCACGGACGTGAAGGCCCTGCTCCTGATGGGCTCGAACCCGGTGGTCTCGGCCCCCCGCGCCGCCCACATCGAGGACCGCATCCGCTCCCTGGACTTCCTCGCGGTGGCGGACGTGGTCCTTTCCGAGACGGCGGCCCTCGCGGACGTGGTCCTCCCGGTCACCCAGTGGGCGGAGGAAACCGGCACCACCACCAACCTGGAGGGCCGCGTCCTGCTCCGGCGCCGCGCCCTGACCCCGCCGGCCGGTGTGCGCAGCGACCTCGACGTCCTCCACGGACTCGCCGCCCGCCTCGGCGTCGAGAAGGGCTTCCCCACCGAGCCCGAGGAGGTCTTCGAGGAGCTGCGCCGCGCCTCGGCCGGCGGCCCGGCGGACTACTCGGGCATCACCTACGCCCGCATCGAGGCCGAGCAGGGCGTCTTCTGGCCCTGCCCCGAAGGCCCCGCCGGCCCCGAAGGGTCTCACGGCCCCGAAGGTTCCCCCGGGACCAAGCGCCTCTTCCTGGACCGCTTCGCCACCGACGACGGCCGGGCCCGTTTCGTCCCCGTCTCCCACCGCGACGCCGCCGAGGTCCCGGACGCGGAGTACCCGCTGCTGCTCACCACCGGCCGGGTGGTCGCCCAGTACCAGTCCGGCGCCCAGACCCGCCGGGTGGACGAGCTCAACGCGGCCGCCCCCGGCCCCTTCGTGGAACTCCACCCGCGGCTGGCCGCCAGGATCGGCGCGGTCGACGGCAGCCCGCTCGCGGTGACCTCCCGCCGCGGCCGCGCGGTGGCCCCGGCCCGCATCACGGACACCATCCGGGCGGACACCGTCTTCATGCCGTTCCACTGGCCGGGCGAGGGCCGGGCCAACTCCCTGACCAATCCGGCGCTCGACCCGGTGTCACGGATGCCGGAGTTCAAGGTCTGCGCGGTCCGCGTCGAGCCGGCCTGA
- a CDS encoding glucose 1-dehydrogenase, with protein MAVADLSGKVVVITGGARGLGAAAAQAVVDGGGRVLITDVLEAEGAETAAKLGDAARFVRHDVTSEADWQAALDHAVAEFGRIDGLVNNAGISTGQFLERESVEHFRRVVEINLVGVFIGIKAAIPLLRANGGGSIVNISSAAGLTGLALTAGYGASKWGVRGLSKIGAVELAEARIRVNSVHPGMTLTPMTAPIGIQPGEGNYPGTPLGRVGAPEEIAAAIAFLLSDAAGYMTGAELAVDGGWTAGLTVKYLTGQ; from the coding sequence GTGGCTGTTGCTGATCTGAGCGGCAAGGTCGTCGTCATCACCGGGGGAGCCCGCGGCCTGGGCGCCGCGGCCGCGCAGGCCGTCGTGGACGGCGGGGGCCGGGTACTGATCACCGACGTGCTGGAGGCGGAAGGCGCCGAGACGGCCGCGAAGCTCGGGGACGCGGCGCGCTTCGTACGGCACGACGTCACCAGCGAGGCGGACTGGCAGGCGGCCCTGGACCACGCGGTCGCCGAGTTCGGCCGGATCGACGGCCTGGTGAACAACGCGGGCATATCCACCGGCCAGTTCCTCGAGCGCGAGAGCGTCGAGCACTTCCGCCGGGTCGTCGAGATCAACCTGGTCGGCGTGTTCATCGGCATCAAGGCCGCGATCCCGCTGCTGCGCGCGAACGGTGGCGGGTCCATCGTCAACATCTCCTCCGCCGCGGGCCTGACCGGCCTCGCCCTCACCGCCGGGTACGGGGCCTCCAAGTGGGGCGTGCGCGGCCTGTCGAAGATCGGCGCGGTGGAGCTCGCCGAGGCGAGGATCCGCGTCAACTCCGTTCACCCCGGCATGACCCTGACCCCGATGACCGCCCCGATCGGCATTCAGCCGGGCGAGGGCAACTATCCGGGCACCCCGCTGGGCCGCGTCGGCGCCCCCGAGGAGATCGCGGCCGCGATCGCCTTCCTGCTCTCCGACGCCGCCGGCTACATGACGGGCGCCGAGCTGGCGGTCGACGGCGGCTGGACCGCGGGCCTGACGGTGAAGTACCTGACCGGCCAGTGA